One Citrus sinensis cultivar Valencia sweet orange chromosome 5, DVS_A1.0, whole genome shotgun sequence genomic window, ggaaattttagaaattgttTTAAGGAGAAAACCAAACTTTCAAGAGCTGTAGCCCCCCATATTTCATTcaataatcttaaaaaaacTGTAAGTAATTAAACTACAGAAAGTGAACTGAACTGACCTCAAGTAGGAACCTGGGCAACATGGATTTGTATTTGCTGTTGACATCTGTATCCGAGACATTCCAGAAAATAGGTGGCTTGACAGAGGCAATCCCATCAAATTCCAAAGCTAACCCACCTCCAGCTTTCTCATAAGGCAGATCAAAAGTTTTTTCCCATATTTTCTTGGTTTCTTCCACATCTTTTGCCTTCACATTTCCCCACACACCCACCACCTTCCCCATATCATCCCACGTGCCCTTCAAGTCCTCAGCATACACCGTGGGGTAGCTCTGGTTGATTCATTAAAAACTAAAGTTATTTAATGGATCACGTTCACAAAACGTAACAAAGCAATTTAAATTAGAGTCATTAATCACCATCATTATCACAATTCAAACACACACAATATAAGCAAATTTTAGAAACTACTTGTGTGCAAGTTGGTTCAATTAGCAAAATCTCTTCGAGTGGTACAAGAAGTCTGGggtccattttcatttttaatttcttattgttaagtaaaataaatattaaccTCAAACTTCACCTAATCCTAACAGATGTTCATAGTCATTGAACAAGATTATTTTTCTGAAGTTATAAAAAccaaaagaatgaaaatgagacAAAAAGATAAGAGTCTTTATCACACACAACTTACAAACACAAGTATTTGAAAGGATAAAACGCACTGAGGTTAAAGTAGAGAATTGAAAGAGAAACTCATGAAAAGAAACAGAATTTAGATATCACAAAAGAACAAACATAAAATCCAAATGGAATAGACAAAGAGAATTCCAAAAGATGCATGTTGATAGAGAGAGTAACAATGATGAAGAAAACCAACCAGAAGAGTAAGCCACATTAGCTGAATGTCAGAAGCAGGCACAAAAAGAGAGCACCCATCAGAGAATTTCTGCAATATGTACAGGAATCCTTTGTATCTTTGTCTGGCTGCTATCAAATATACAAGCTCGCACATGTATGGCTCTGAAAACTTTAAGTACAAAAATCTTTGCCTTTTTACTTCATCCAATATATCTTCATTTGTAACACAAATTGGATTTTCAGAATCTGAATCCACTTCATTCCCAAAAGGCTCAGATGGGTATTTATGCTCCCAAATTTCTCTGCACCTCATTAAGGCAtactcttcattttcttcatcaaaaATTGCCGGCTTCCCAATGAGTTTTGAGAACCTTGACTCACAGTATTGCCTGTAACGGACCTGAGAAATATAGTTGTCAACTTTTACATTGCACACCAAAAGTCGATACGTAATTCAACTAGAAATGTCCAATATTTTCTTCGGTTGATGAAGAAAATAGAAGTGAAGTGATTCAAAATTGCTCTCattaactaaaaagaaaagacaaaatgGGAATTAATTGTCAACTTATTAAACGGTTATTTATTAGAACTATAActaaaaaaaggcaaaattgATCTTTTTCCCCCACTTTCTCAGCAGCCAAACAGAAAGTTGACAAAAAGGAGTAACCAGCTTACCGGGTTCAAGGAATGGCAAAACCAGACCCACTCAATATCAACTGGAGGAAGAATCATAGGTGGCGGGGCCCCCACCGTCAGATCAGACATCAGCGGCATCCACAGCTCCTCATACctgtaaaaacaaaataaaaatgatctTCTGAGCAACACTGAccaaaaaactaaattttattataatttttgaaccTTCTTATAGCTTCAAGAATTGTTGGTCTCTCATGTAACCACTGAGACTCATTGACAGTTCTCAAGAACCCGATATTTTTTCTAGTAGCAGAAACAAGATCAACACCGAGTCTTATCGTATCAACTTCCGATATCCCGCTGAGAGTTCTTGTCGTTAAGTTGTCCAAAATCTCGGACCCAGCCGATGACATcgttgaaaaatgaaaacacgCACACACAGAGAGTTAAGTGAAACCTTATGTTATTGTGCTTgtaatttattacataaaacaggagctttaattaatgatgataTCTGTTGGCTACAaagagaataaataatatttatacgaGGAAGAAACAGTGTTGTGTGTGTCATTGTTATCGTGAATAAGATGGGACACGTGGCAAGTGGGTTTTTGTTTTCAGGTGGTGGGGTTTGTGGGGACTAAGAGAGGAAGTTGAAGATCAGCTTGGGTTGTTATTCCATGGCCTTTGATCATCACATGTGCGGTAttgttaatgataataatatatgatgtAAAGATTAATTACTGTTTTGGCAAATGAACAAAATTTCGTATCGAATTGAAAGACCTTAATTGTAACATcacaaaaatgataagagagaCACTTTGCTTG contains:
- the LOC102629646 gene encoding uncharacterized protein LOC102629646 isoform X3, which translates into the protein MSSAGSEILDNLTTRTLSGISEVDTIRLGVDLVSATRKNIGFLRTVNESQWLHERPTILEAIRRYEELWMPLMSDLTVGAPPPMILPPVDIEWVWFCHSLNPVRYRQYCESRFSKLIGKPAIFDEENEEYALMRCREIWEHKYPSEPFGNEVDSDSENPICVTNEDILDEVKRQRFLYLKFSEPYMCELVYLIAARQRYKGFLYILQKFSDGCSLFVPASDIQLMWLTLLSYPTVYAEDLKGTWDDMGKVVGVWGNVKAKDVEETKKIWEKTFDLPYEKAGGGLALEFDGIASVKPPIFWNVSDTDVNSKYKSMLPRFLLEVCIFLKLKSGMKAMQQDIKCDFLRLRMVRCHRELKLGKPISSFSHNSWQKVWHLYCEFGTKGLILELRHPGGTCFKGSTLQGTVEFRWNNLLRAPSLTMEREIEQFRVVISITPPVQAQYLLKCVPDRVTDDSGAMISDVILRLNGYRPQEGRWLSRTVLDHAGRECFVVRIRVGGGFWRRGGETPSAVKWEDRIIEIREGFWSYVAGSIGRAPVQRKW